A single genomic interval of Paenibacillus macerans harbors:
- a CDS encoding low molecular weight protein arginine phosphatase, whose amino-acid sequence MRILFVCTGNTCRSPMAEGLLRKIARGRGLDVEVRSAGVAAIKGASMSMHAEAVLKERGITDAFESTPLHAELAEWADLILTLTQGHKRQVVYTFPHAADKIYTLKEFVEDDEKLLADREELQRLIADRELGKALGQGWTDAEERRLNELQQRMPVYDISDPFGGSRADYDRTAAEIGAVLEKLADKLQRGELGK is encoded by the coding sequence ATGCGCATTTTGTTTGTATGTACCGGGAATACATGCCGCAGCCCGATGGCGGAAGGATTGCTGCGCAAGATTGCGCGGGGACGCGGTTTGGACGTGGAGGTACGGTCCGCCGGCGTGGCCGCGATAAAGGGCGCTTCGATGTCCATGCATGCGGAGGCCGTACTGAAGGAGCGGGGCATCACGGATGCGTTCGAGTCGACGCCGCTGCACGCGGAGCTCGCGGAGTGGGCGGACCTCATTCTGACCTTGACGCAAGGCCATAAACGCCAGGTGGTTTACACATTTCCCCATGCCGCGGACAAGATATACACTTTGAAGGAATTCGTCGAAGACGATGAAAAGCTGCTTGCGGATCGCGAAGAGCTGCAGCGTCTCATTGCGGACCGGGAGCTGGGCAAAGCGCTCGGCCAGGGTTGGACGGACGCGGAGGAGCGCCGCTTGAACGAACTGCAGCAGCGAATGCCGGTCTACGATATTTCCGACCCGTTTGGAGGATCGCGGGCGGATTACGACCGGACGGCGGCCGAAATCGGCGCCGTATTGGAAAAACTGGCGGATAAACTGCAGCGCGGAGAGCTGGGGAAATAA
- a CDS encoding TIGR01440 family protein produces MEKGELGNIRDQVAEIAGELAAAAKLGPGKLLVVGASTSEVAGRRIGTGGAEDIAAALFDGLEQVRGKFGFDLAFQCCEHLNRALVVERTVLERLRLTEVAAVPVPKAGGSMAAAAYRRFADPCLAESLEAHAGIDIGETLIGMHLRRVAVPFRPSRRMIGMARVTAAWARPKLIGGERAVYALPQAADGNAPHCQ; encoded by the coding sequence ATGGAAAAAGGAGAACTCGGAAACATCCGGGACCAGGTGGCGGAAATTGCCGGGGAATTGGCGGCGGCGGCCAAGCTTGGCCCGGGGAAATTGCTGGTGGTCGGCGCCAGCACCAGCGAAGTGGCGGGCCGCAGAATCGGCACCGGCGGAGCGGAAGACATTGCCGCCGCGCTGTTTGACGGGCTCGAGCAGGTTCGCGGCAAATTCGGCTTTGACCTCGCCTTTCAATGCTGCGAGCATTTGAACCGCGCCCTGGTGGTGGAGCGTACGGTTCTGGAGCGGCTTCGCCTGACGGAGGTGGCGGCCGTGCCCGTGCCGAAAGCCGGCGGATCGATGGCGGCGGCCGCTTACCGCCGGTTTGCCGATCCTTGCCTGGCCGAGAGCCTGGAGGCTCACGCCGGGATCGACATCGGCGAGACGCTTATCGGGATGCATCTGCGCCGCGTGGCGGTGCCTTTCCGCCCTTCGCGCCGGATGATCGGCATGGCCCGCGTGACCGCAGCCTGGGCGCGCCCGAAGCTGATCGGCGGAGAGCGGGCGGTCTACGCGCTGCCGCAGGCTGCGGACGGGAACGCCCCGCATTGCCAGTAA
- the glyA gene encoding serine hydroxymethyltransferase, whose translation MENLRKQDPAVLEAMNLELKRQRNNIELIASENIVSEAVMEAMGSVLTNKYAEGYPGKRYYGGCERVDIVENIARDRAKELFGAEHANVQPHSGAQANMAVYLAALKPGDTVLGMNLAHGGHLTHGSPVNASGLLYNFVAYGVQEDTFLIDYDEVRKAAFKHRPRLIVAGASAYPRIIDFEKLASIASDVGALFMVDMAHIAGLVAAGLHPNPVPHAHFVTTTTHKTLRGPRGGLILCRQPWAAAIDKAVFPGTQGGPLMHVIASKAVALGEALQPSFKTYAENVVKNAKVLAETLLAEGLNIVSGGTDNHLMLVDTRNLNITGKDAEHVLDSIGITVNKNAIPFDPTSPFVTSGIRIGTPAVTSRGMDQEAMKSIGQIIALVLKNPKDEAALAKARQQVVELTDKFPIYPELSYE comes from the coding sequence ATGGAAAACTTGAGAAAACAAGATCCGGCCGTGCTGGAAGCGATGAACCTGGAACTGAAGCGCCAGCGCAACAATATCGAGCTGATCGCTTCCGAAAATATCGTCAGCGAAGCGGTGATGGAAGCGATGGGTTCGGTGCTCACCAACAAATACGCCGAAGGTTATCCGGGCAAACGTTATTACGGCGGCTGTGAACGCGTCGATATCGTGGAGAACATCGCCCGCGACCGCGCCAAGGAACTGTTCGGCGCCGAGCATGCCAACGTGCAGCCGCACTCCGGCGCCCAGGCCAACATGGCGGTCTATCTGGCCGCGCTTAAACCGGGGGACACCGTGCTGGGGATGAACCTGGCTCACGGCGGCCATTTGACCCACGGCAGCCCGGTCAACGCATCCGGTTTACTGTATAATTTCGTGGCATACGGCGTACAGGAAGACACGTTCCTGATCGATTACGATGAAGTGCGCAAAGCGGCCTTCAAGCACCGTCCGCGGTTGATCGTTGCCGGCGCGAGCGCTTATCCGCGGATCATCGATTTCGAGAAGCTGGCCTCGATCGCGAGTGACGTAGGGGCTTTGTTCATGGTCGATATGGCGCATATTGCCGGCCTTGTTGCGGCGGGACTTCATCCGAATCCGGTACCGCACGCTCATTTTGTGACCACCACGACGCACAAGACGCTGCGCGGTCCGCGCGGCGGCCTGATCCTATGCCGTCAGCCATGGGCGGCCGCGATCGACAAAGCGGTGTTCCCGGGCACGCAAGGCGGACCGCTGATGCACGTGATCGCTTCCAAAGCGGTTGCGCTCGGCGAGGCGCTGCAGCCTTCCTTCAAAACTTATGCGGAAAATGTGGTCAAAAACGCCAAAGTGCTGGCCGAAACGCTGCTGGCCGAAGGCCTGAACATCGTATCCGGCGGTACGGACAACCATTTGATGCTCGTCGATACCCGCAACCTGAACATCACCGGTAAAGACGCTGAGCATGTGCTGGATTCGATCGGCATCACGGTCAACAAAAACGCGATTCCGTTCGACCCGACAAGCCCGTTCGTAACGAGCGGCATCCGGATCGGCACGCCGGCCGTAACCTCGCGGGGCATGGATCAGGAGGCGATGAAGTCGATCGGGCAGATTATCGCGCTTGTCCTGAAGAACCCGAAAGACGAGGCTGCTCTGGCTAAAGCCCGTCAGCAAGTTGTCGAACTAACCGATAAATTCCCGATCTATCCGGAACTCAGCTACGAATAA
- a CDS encoding BglG family transcription antiterminator produces the protein MISSRQQRMLGQLMESEGAVFIPLQKLADDYGISLRTVRSDLLHLEDWLRERGVRLERDRSAGVRLRLGPGQSERLAVHMEQRPDYMDAEQRIGLLLKQLLQAAALSVKEIMEEFGISKNTLLQDLNEIKQRLGRWGLSLVRDRGALYIEGPEKLKRRAYLSLLRDEITDDRLLRYILDQREREEPHLRLQPWKEWFKAGDAAMLFDTIQQLEEKMGVQFTDAGYSTLILHMLMAMERLKETHSIEMDRESLSELQGHDVYEQIKTEAAPRIERHFGVKLPAAEIGYITQHILGAQKQSLPAEELMIAELAEQMVIRIERALGRPLQMAEQIVQGLAIHLKPAIYRAKFGLQSKNPLMRQLEAQYGTLLNLLERVVNEVMEPWSIVFDRDEVGYIMLHIGSGLIPPKAPVRKRVAIVCGSGLGTSAMLKRRMAVIFPQVDIAGTYSYKEAVSITLGEADAMISTMEISHPLQVPWVKVSPLLDQHDQQRIAGFLGVSPSGEPAAAAAAVQAVNDIFQAVERNAHIHNRNRLLEELLHLFQGGSGVDKGPYEDYALTSLLPPVSIRLGLAPVPWEDAVREGNRLLIERGVADAKYGDALLEIIRSNKHPFIIRSGVAFPHVYMPECVTRTGFSLLTFREALAFGPSAQPVWLVITLAAIDKERHVTALGTLLDVMNDESFMADLRQTVDAEGVWRKLREKEGL, from the coding sequence ATGATATCAAGCAGACAACAGAGAATGCTCGGACAACTGATGGAGAGCGAGGGAGCCGTCTTTATTCCCCTGCAGAAATTGGCGGATGATTACGGGATCTCCCTGCGAACGGTACGGAGCGATTTGCTGCACCTGGAGGATTGGCTCAGAGAGCGGGGAGTGCGTCTGGAACGGGACCGCTCCGCCGGCGTTCGGCTGCGGCTTGGGCCCGGTCAGTCGGAGCGCCTTGCAGTTCATATGGAGCAGCGGCCCGATTATATGGATGCGGAACAGCGAATCGGCTTGTTGCTCAAACAGCTCTTGCAGGCGGCGGCACTGTCCGTCAAGGAGATCATGGAAGAATTCGGGATTAGCAAAAATACGCTATTGCAAGACTTGAACGAAATTAAGCAGCGGCTCGGGCGGTGGGGGCTATCCTTGGTCCGTGACCGGGGAGCGCTTTACATCGAAGGGCCGGAGAAGCTGAAGCGAAGAGCTTATTTAAGTTTGCTTCGCGACGAAATTACGGACGACCGGCTGCTTCGGTATATCCTTGATCAGCGGGAGCGGGAAGAACCCCATTTGCGGCTTCAGCCGTGGAAGGAATGGTTCAAGGCCGGAGATGCGGCCATGCTGTTTGATACGATACAACAACTGGAGGAAAAGATGGGCGTTCAGTTTACGGACGCCGGATATTCCACATTGATCCTTCATATGCTGATGGCGATGGAGCGGCTGAAAGAAACGCATTCGATTGAGATGGACCGTGAATCGCTTTCCGAGCTGCAAGGCCATGACGTATATGAACAGATCAAGACGGAAGCGGCGCCGCGGATTGAAAGGCATTTCGGGGTAAAGCTGCCCGCGGCGGAAATCGGCTATATTACCCAGCATATCCTCGGCGCCCAGAAGCAAAGCCTGCCGGCCGAGGAGTTGATGATCGCCGAGCTGGCGGAGCAAATGGTGATCCGCATCGAGCGGGCTTTGGGCCGTCCGCTGCAAATGGCTGAACAGATTGTCCAGGGCTTGGCCATTCATTTGAAGCCGGCCATTTACCGCGCAAAGTTTGGGCTGCAGTCGAAAAATCCGCTGATGCGGCAATTGGAGGCGCAGTACGGCACGCTGCTCAACTTGCTGGAGCGGGTAGTGAACGAGGTGATGGAACCGTGGTCCATCGTCTTCGACCGGGACGAGGTCGGTTATATTATGCTCCATATCGGGAGCGGGCTGATTCCTCCTAAGGCGCCCGTGCGCAAGCGCGTGGCGATTGTATGCGGTTCGGGTCTCGGCACTTCGGCGATGCTGAAGCGGCGGATGGCCGTTATTTTTCCCCAAGTCGATATTGCAGGTACGTATTCGTATAAGGAAGCCGTAAGCATCACGCTAGGAGAAGCGGACGCGATGATTAGCACGATGGAGATCAGCCATCCGCTGCAGGTGCCGTGGGTTAAAGTATCGCCGCTGCTCGATCAGCATGATCAGCAGCGAATTGCCGGCTTTCTGGGCGTTTCTCCTTCGGGCGAACCGGCTGCGGCGGCGGCGGCCGTGCAAGCGGTTAACGATATTTTTCAAGCGGTTGAGCGAAATGCCCATATCCATAACCGGAACCGCTTGCTGGAGGAACTGCTGCATCTGTTTCAGGGCGGAAGCGGGGTGGACAAGGGGCCTTATGAGGACTATGCGCTCACTTCGCTGTTGCCGCCGGTCTCCATCCGCCTTGGACTAGCTCCTGTTCCATGGGAGGACGCCGTTCGCGAGGGGAACCGGCTGCTGATCGAAAGGGGCGTTGCGGACGCCAAATACGGGGATGCCCTGCTCGAAATCATTCGTTCCAACAAGCATCCTTTTATTATACGTTCAGGGGTGGCTTTTCCCCACGTGTACATGCCGGAGTGCGTGACAAGAACGGGCTTCAGTTTGCTGACCTTTCGCGAGGCGCTGGCGTTCGGGCCGTCCGCGCAGCCGGTTTGGCTTGTGATTACTTTGGCGGCCATCGATAAGGAGCGGCATGTGACCGCGCTCGGAACGCTGCTTGATGTCATGAATGATGAGTCATTTATGGCCGATTTGCGGCAAACCGTGGATGCGGAAGGCGTGTGGCGAAAGCTGCGGGAGAAGGAGGGCTTATGA
- a CDS encoding PTS sugar transporter subunit IIB: MKKIIVACNSGLGTSLMIRLNVEALMKEWGIKAQIEHTDITSVDAFDDADLIIGSSYHMESLHIGGNAETIGLEDITDRQYLKARLKESVTVRSWLD; this comes from the coding sequence ATGAAAAAGATCATCGTTGCTTGCAACAGCGGTCTGGGGACGAGCCTGATGATCCGGCTGAATGTGGAGGCGCTTATGAAGGAGTGGGGAATAAAGGCCCAAATCGAACATACGGACATTACCTCGGTTGATGCCTTTGATGATGCCGATTTGATTATAGGCTCCAGCTACCATATGGAATCGCTGCACATTGGCGGGAATGCGGAGACGATCGGGCTGGAGGACATTACGGACCGCCAATATTTAAAAGCCCGGCTCAAGGAAAGCGTTACGGTCCGCAGTTGGCTGGACTAG
- a CDS encoding PTS ascorbate transporter subunit IIC — protein sequence MNATQIISKGLLGEPALLLGLIAFVGLLLQKQPFQRLIHGTIKTMLGYTLLQIGANAAGSSLSNLSAVIQKGFQIIGIIPHNETITALAQINYGEEIALIMLAGMIVHLMIARFTPVKYIFLTGHHMLFMASLLAGVLVSMSIPLWQVALSGGVVLALCMSFAPLIAQPYVRRVTGNDDFALGHFNSAGYVLSGFIASWFRKGKEPPESPGLQKLRSFFQDHMVVITVFTFVLFLFSGLFVSSGGVAEMFSGRHILVVSLIQATWFAGGCYVILAGVRMLLSEIVPAFKGIADRIVPGAIPALDCPVLFKFSPFSAMIGFLLSFAGGLAAMAVLLQVQYTVIIPGVIPHFFSGGTAGVIAYRIGGRKGLIVSSLCHGFAITILPVFLIPLLSNLGYLRATFADSDFSVIGVLVHALFGWFKG from the coding sequence ATGAATGCGACGCAAATCATCAGCAAGGGACTGCTTGGGGAACCCGCCCTGCTGCTCGGATTAATCGCGTTTGTCGGATTGCTGCTGCAGAAGCAGCCGTTTCAAAGACTCATTCACGGTACGATCAAAACGATGCTCGGATACACACTATTGCAAATCGGAGCTAACGCCGCCGGCTCCTCCTTGTCGAATTTATCGGCGGTCATTCAGAAAGGATTCCAAATTATCGGCATTATTCCGCATAACGAGACGATTACCGCGCTGGCGCAAATCAATTATGGCGAGGAAATCGCGCTCATTATGCTGGCCGGGATGATCGTTCACCTGATGATCGCCCGGTTCACACCGGTGAAATACATCTTTTTGACCGGACATCATATGCTGTTCATGGCTTCTTTGCTGGCGGGGGTCTTGGTGTCGATGTCCATCCCGTTATGGCAGGTGGCGCTTAGCGGCGGCGTGGTTCTGGCTTTGTGCATGTCTTTTGCCCCGCTGATCGCGCAGCCTTATGTTCGGCGGGTAACGGGAAACGATGATTTTGCGCTCGGGCATTTCAACAGCGCCGGCTATGTTCTAAGCGGGTTTATCGCCTCCTGGTTCAGAAAAGGGAAGGAGCCGCCGGAGTCGCCGGGACTTCAGAAGCTGCGCTCCTTTTTCCAGGACCATATGGTCGTGATTACGGTATTTACGTTCGTGTTATTCCTTTTCTCGGGGCTCTTCGTCTCTTCCGGCGGGGTCGCGGAAATGTTCTCCGGCCGGCATATTCTGGTGGTTTCACTGATTCAGGCCACCTGGTTCGCAGGCGGCTGTTACGTTATTTTGGCCGGCGTACGCATGCTGCTGTCCGAAATCGTCCCCGCTTTCAAAGGCATTGCCGACCGGATCGTGCCGGGAGCCATTCCCGCCCTGGATTGTCCGGTATTGTTCAAATTTTCGCCGTTTTCGGCGATGATCGGCTTTTTGCTCAGCTTTGCCGGCGGGCTGGCGGCGATGGCCGTTCTGCTGCAGGTTCAGTACACGGTCATTATTCCCGGGGTTATTCCGCATTTCTTCTCCGGAGGAACGGCTGGCGTCATCGCCTATAGAATCGGAGGGCGCAAGGGATTGATCGTATCCTCTCTATGCCACGGGTTTGCAATCACGATCCTGCCGGTGTTTCTGATTCCGCTGTTGTCGAATCTCGGCTATCTGCGGGCGACGTTTGCCGACAGCGATTTCTCGGTAATCGGCGTGCTGGTCCATGCGTTGTTTGGTTGGTTCAAGGGGTAG
- a CDS encoding ABC transporter substrate-binding protein, whose translation MRKKKWISSVAALTMAAMLFSGCGSAGGNHAAGDKAGKDAADKPQGKLTVYIGFQEDHAVAAIKKFTEDTGIEASMIRMSAGEILAKVRAEKDNPQADVWYGGPADTFVQAASEGLLQPYQSPVAEKIDAKYKDPEGYWTGVYVGAVGFASNKEFLEKKGVQAPTKWADLLNPAFKGEIVMADPASSGTAYTAMYSVLKVMGSEEKGFEYLKSLHPQIQQYTTSGAAPGRMVGMGEAGVGILFAHDIIKYQEEGFDSLVLTVPQDGTGYETGSIGIIKNTKNEELAQKFVDWALSPGAQELGKTVGSFQNLTNPDAVGPEQALNLSDIRTIDYDVVEAGKERQRLIDKWSAEVKK comes from the coding sequence ATGAGAAAGAAAAAATGGATCAGTTCCGTTGCCGCGTTGACGATGGCCGCCATGCTGTTTTCAGGCTGCGGATCGGCGGGCGGAAACCATGCTGCAGGGGATAAGGCGGGGAAAGACGCTGCGGACAAGCCTCAAGGCAAGCTGACGGTCTATATTGGTTTTCAGGAAGACCATGCGGTAGCCGCCATCAAGAAGTTTACGGAAGACACCGGCATCGAAGCCAGCATGATCCGGATGTCGGCGGGGGAGATCCTGGCCAAGGTTCGGGCCGAAAAAGACAATCCGCAAGCGGACGTTTGGTATGGCGGGCCGGCCGACACGTTCGTGCAAGCGGCAAGCGAGGGGCTGCTGCAGCCTTATCAATCGCCGGTTGCCGAGAAAATCGACGCAAAGTATAAAGACCCGGAAGGCTACTGGACCGGCGTGTACGTAGGCGCTGTCGGTTTTGCCTCCAACAAGGAATTTTTGGAGAAGAAAGGCGTACAGGCCCCGACGAAATGGGCGGACCTGCTTAATCCGGCGTTTAAGGGCGAAATCGTTATGGCGGACCCGGCTTCTTCCGGTACGGCATACACGGCCATGTATTCGGTGTTGAAGGTGATGGGCAGCGAGGAGAAAGGTTTTGAGTACCTCAAAAGCCTGCATCCGCAAATTCAGCAGTATACGACAAGCGGCGCCGCTCCGGGCCGGATGGTCGGCATGGGCGAAGCCGGCGTAGGTATTTTGTTTGCGCATGACATTATCAAGTATCAGGAAGAAGGCTTTGACAGCCTCGTGCTGACGGTCCCACAAGACGGTACGGGGTATGAGACAGGCTCAATCGGCATCATCAAAAACACGAAAAACGAGGAGCTCGCGCAAAAATTCGTCGATTGGGCCTTGTCTCCGGGAGCACAGGAGCTTGGCAAAACGGTGGGCAGCTTCCAAAACCTGACGAACCCGGATGCGGTAGGGCCGGAACAAGCCTTGAACCTGTCCGATATCAGAACGATTGATTATGACGTGGTTGAAGCCGGAAAGGAACGCCAGCGCTTGATCGACAAATGGAGCGCCGAGGTCAAAAAATAA
- a CDS encoding ABC transporter permease, translated as MSAMFKRFKREPLLPILIVLVMLCLVVFIVYPLFQILKSSFVGSAGEVGIQGYQRVLSGGGLLQSLVNSLILAVLTSTLSTAIAYVFAYTFAYVKVPFKKLFNGIAILPVISPPFVIALSAMLLFGKQGLITKNLLGLENANIYGLHGLVLVQTLSFFPIAFLTLSGLLRSISPSLEEASQNMGASRLKTFLSVTLPLSVPGIANAFLLVFVQSLADFGNPMTIGGNYSTVAREIYLQAVGSYNLQAGAALAMILLTVTIIVYILQNFWVGKKSYVTVTGKPTGQRRMIESGAVKQGLFAFCLIMSLAVIAFYALVPVGSFIKLWGINNSLTLDHYKYVFSIGQKAIKDTLTLAVVATPVAGLLGMIIAFLIVRKRFFGKKALEVISMLSIAVPGTVIGIGYILAFNKAPLALTGTGMIIVAAFVVRSMPVGIRSGIAALQQIDPSIEEAATNLGAGGRKVFTSVVLPLIKSAFFSGLVNSFVKSMTAMSAVIFLISAKYNLITASILAQVEAGRIGVASAYCTILILIMIVALALINLLVKWMGGKERSV; from the coding sequence ATGAGCGCCATGTTCAAAAGATTCAAGCGCGAGCCGCTCCTGCCGATTCTGATCGTGTTGGTCATGCTCTGCTTAGTCGTTTTTATCGTCTATCCGTTATTCCAGATTCTAAAGTCCAGCTTCGTCGGCTCCGCCGGCGAGGTTGGCATTCAAGGTTATCAGCGGGTACTCTCCGGGGGAGGGTTGCTGCAATCCCTGGTGAATTCCCTGATCCTGGCCGTATTGACGTCGACGCTGTCCACAGCGATCGCCTATGTATTCGCCTATACGTTCGCTTATGTAAAGGTGCCGTTTAAGAAGCTGTTTAACGGAATTGCTATTTTACCGGTCATATCTCCGCCCTTTGTGATCGCGTTATCCGCGATGCTGCTGTTCGGAAAACAGGGCTTGATCACCAAAAATTTGCTGGGCCTCGAAAACGCCAACATATACGGGCTGCATGGCCTGGTGCTGGTGCAGACGCTATCGTTTTTTCCAATCGCGTTTCTGACGCTGTCGGGTCTGCTTCGTTCGATCAGCCCTTCTTTGGAGGAAGCGAGTCAAAATATGGGGGCCAGCCGGTTGAAGACGTTCCTTAGCGTTACTTTGCCGCTCTCGGTTCCTGGGATAGCCAACGCGTTTTTACTAGTGTTTGTCCAATCTCTGGCCGATTTTGGCAATCCGATGACGATCGGAGGGAACTACTCTACCGTTGCCAGGGAAATCTATTTGCAGGCGGTCGGAAGCTATAATTTGCAAGCGGGCGCGGCTCTGGCGATGATTTTGCTTACGGTTACGATTATCGTGTATATTTTGCAAAACTTCTGGGTGGGTAAAAAAAGCTATGTCACGGTAACGGGCAAACCGACGGGACAGCGGAGAATGATTGAGTCCGGGGCCGTTAAACAAGGGTTATTCGCTTTTTGCTTGATCATGTCGCTGGCCGTTATCGCTTTTTATGCTCTGGTACCGGTCGGATCGTTCATCAAGCTGTGGGGGATCAACAACAGCCTGACCCTGGACCATTACAAATACGTATTCTCCATCGGGCAAAAAGCGATCAAGGACACGCTGACGCTGGCTGTCGTCGCCACTCCGGTCGCCGGTCTGCTGGGGATGATCATCGCCTTCCTGATTGTCCGCAAGCGTTTCTTCGGCAAAAAGGCGCTGGAGGTGATCAGCATGCTGTCGATTGCCGTGCCGGGCACGGTCATCGGGATCGGTTATATTCTTGCCTTCAATAAGGCACCGCTGGCGTTGACGGGAACAGGAATGATTATCGTGGCCGCCTTCGTCGTACGTTCCATGCCGGTGGGCATTCGTTCCGGGATCGCCGCCTTGCAGCAAATCGACCCGAGCATCGAAGAGGCCGCGACGAATCTGGGAGCCGGGGGACGTAAAGTGTTCACCAGCGTAGTGTTGCCACTGATCAAGTCCGCTTTCTTCAGCGGCCTCGTCAACAGCTTTGTCAAAAGCATGACCGCGATGAGCGCCGTGATTTTCCTTATTTCGGCCAAATATAATCTCATTACGGCGTCGATTCTGGCGCAGGTCGAGGCGGGCCGGATCGGCGTGGCCAGCGCTTACTGTACGATTCTGATTCTCATCATGATCGTTGCTCTGGCGCTAATCAACTTGCTGGTGAAATGGATGGGCGGCAAAGAACGATCCGTTTAA
- a CDS encoding ABC transporter ATP-binding protein, whose amino-acid sequence MAKSVTLKNISKAFVNDKGERSYAVTGVDLSIGEGEFVTLLGPSGCGKTTTLRMIAGFEEITEGHIYFGNEAVDGIPPNRRDCTMVFQSYALFPHLNVFDNIAYGLKIKKLTKSEISSKVESVLDIMNLRDYRDRMPSQLSGGQQQRVALARALVMEPGVLLFDEPLSNLDAKLRLVMRDEIRRIQQQIGITAVYVTHDQSEAMSMSDKVIVMNKGKIEQVGTPMEIYQRPKTKFVADFIGTANFMEGTVKGTEAGRLLVETDAGLLRIRRDGFKAGDRVTVVIRPEAVSLSNESAHLGVVRKSVFMGQTQEYEVQFAGQLFQITEHNPIQEKVYAVGANVSLQFAEDALHVI is encoded by the coding sequence ATGGCTAAATCTGTCACTCTTAAAAATATATCGAAGGCCTTCGTGAACGACAAAGGCGAACGGTCGTACGCGGTAACCGGGGTTGATCTGAGCATCGGAGAGGGCGAGTTCGTCACTCTGCTCGGCCCTTCAGGTTGCGGCAAAACGACGACGCTGCGCATGATTGCCGGATTCGAGGAGATTACCGAAGGGCATATTTATTTCGGGAATGAGGCGGTCGACGGGATACCTCCAAACCGGAGGGACTGCACGATGGTGTTCCAATCCTATGCCCTGTTCCCGCATTTGAATGTTTTTGACAATATCGCTTACGGGCTCAAAATTAAGAAGCTGACCAAGTCGGAGATTAGCTCGAAAGTTGAATCCGTATTGGATATAATGAATTTGCGGGATTACCGGGACCGGATGCCGAGCCAATTGTCGGGCGGGCAGCAGCAGCGGGTTGCCCTGGCCAGAGCGCTCGTGATGGAGCCTGGCGTGCTGCTGTTTGACGAGCCGTTGTCCAACCTGGATGCCAAGCTGCGTTTGGTGATGCGGGACGAAATCCGGCGGATTCAGCAGCAGATCGGCATTACGGCCGTTTATGTCACGCATGATCAAAGCGAAGCGATGAGCATGAGCGATAAAGTCATCGTTATGAATAAAGGGAAAATCGAGCAGGTCGGTACGCCGATGGAGATTTACCAGCGCCCCAAAACGAAGTTTGTGGCGGACTTTATCGGAACCGCCAACTTTATGGAGGGGACGGTGAAAGGAACGGAGGCAGGCCGGCTGCTGGTGGAGACGGACGCAGGTTTGCTGCGGATTCGCCGGGACGGTTTTAAGGCGGGAGACCGCGTTACCGTCGTAATCCGCCCGGAAGCCGTATCCTTGTCCAATGAATCGGCGCACCTGGGTGTCGTGCGAAAGAGCGTATTCATGGGCCAAACGCAGGAATACGAAGTGCAGTTTGCCGGCCAGTTGTTCCAAATTACCGAGCATAACCCGATCCAGGAGAAAGTTTACGCGGTCGGAGCCAATGTATCGCTGCAGTTTGCCGAAGACGCACTTCATGTGATTTAA